A single genomic interval of Helianthus annuus cultivar XRQ/B chromosome 13, HanXRQr2.0-SUNRISE, whole genome shotgun sequence harbors:
- the LOC110901477 gene encoding replication protein A 70 kDa DNA-binding subunit-like: protein MVVMDEQGTRMQATVWSKFMKKHEILLNENESYYIYKSQLSVIKSNFKHFDKEHAISLNFDTSVKKCENFDGSLYGIRLASFESIKGGEVDVKYRVDFIGYVDEWSEPEMTKTKMGQDSKYMNLQLLDEEGIKLSCTLWDEYCDEMFGYIQSHKEEVHVVLLVRFGSFNKYKGKTTLSNAFHITRLFINADIEEIRSFRTKFVEKICKTSSNGQKSIGSSGSISVADEFLVKHPFSNFRDITLLDKIISAL, encoded by the exons ATGGTAGTCATGGATGAGCAG GGTACCAGGATGCAGGCAACTGTTTGGAGCAAGTTCATgaaaaaacatgaaattttgcttAATGAAAACGAGTCTTATTACATTTATAAATCTCAACTTTCTGTCATTAAGTCAAATTTCAAACACTTTGATAAGGAACATGCTATTAGCTTAAACTTTGATACATCTGTTAAAAAGTGTGAGAACTTTGATGGAAGTTTATATGGTATTCGGTTAGCCTCTTTTGAGTCCATTAAAGGCGGTGAAGTCGATGTCAAATATCGAGTTG attttattGGATATGTAGATGAGTGGTCTGAACCAGAGATGACCAAAACGAAGATGGGACAAGATagcaaatacatgaacttgcaATTGCTGGATGAAGA GGGTATCAAGTTAAGCTGCACTTTATGGGATGAGTATTGCGATGAGATGTTTGGTTATATTCAGAGTCATAAAGAAGAAGTTCATGTTGTTCTGCTTGTGCGGTTTGGTAGTTTCAACAAGTATAAAG GGAAGACGACGCTATCTAATGCTTTCCATATAACAAGGCTGTTTATCAATGCTGACATAGAGGAGATTCGTTCATTTAGAACAAA GTTTGTTGAGAAGATATGTAAAACATCTTCTAATGGTCAGAAATCAATTGGTTCATCTGGAAGTATAAGCGTTGCAGATGAATTTTTAGTGAAGCATCCGTTTTCCAATTTTCGTGATATTACGCTCTTGGATAAG ATAATTTCAGCCTTGTGA